A part of Maridesulfovibrio hydrothermalis AM13 = DSM 14728 genomic DNA contains:
- a CDS encoding Com family DNA-binding transcriptional regulator, translating to MMEHRCPVCRRLLMKGKVVEVQVKCPKCKKLIKLIAEDD from the coding sequence ATGATGGAACATCGCTGTCCTGTCTGCAGGCGTTTGCTTATGAAAGGAAAAGTGGTTGAGGTTCAGGTTAAATGTCCTAAATGTAAAAAACTTATCAAACTCATTGCTGAGGATGATTAA
- a CDS encoding YcaO-like family protein, with protein MRYELKLMDTLSGTGCFAAFPGPNLSFSEVLDHLENHPFDEFMHRHMLDMLGKHRTRKIQKMIKEIKGDPDKKVLAALIYEACQTHPRLAALKADVEKDFDPEELKGYSPTLHLRSHLLEDQPLHNKWTLIFSNNMEEQATLPTPEEAGIPELYSKEDLPSKDFTNAAAVREKLEKEDRIPPAKQRAPMEEVTANANKQLDAIDVFMGPQMRQKGCLSPFAVLHHWMVENRTENGSLSNSLRAMQTSYGRGFTYEQACVSCSMEVAERVSSYGSIGKAGVLGRTNSLPLIQGSYEEISRDRIAVDPSTFTLEAPYEGQPLWWMQSDKFDGNEYVEAWLPVQHVFLFCNLDEQNLFSGLSSTGLASGNTFAEAQLSGLLEVLERDSDSTIPFDISKCFTIETDDADVQKHLNNLKDCGIHVWFQDMTSEFGIPCYKAFAVGRLGDINKGGGCSLNGKSALLSALTEVPYPFPGPPTSAAPEGLPVRKLEDLPDLSTGSVEGDVMVIENTLTTNNFYPHYVDLTRKDLGIPVTRAIIPGLEIVSDLDKFSRINKRLYRNYLDIKNLL; from the coding sequence ATGCGTTATGAACTGAAACTTATGGACACTCTTTCAGGAACAGGCTGCTTTGCGGCTTTTCCCGGCCCGAACCTGAGCTTCTCAGAAGTTCTGGATCATCTGGAAAATCACCCTTTTGATGAATTCATGCATCGCCACATGCTTGACATGCTCGGGAAACACCGTACTCGCAAAATCCAAAAAATGATCAAAGAAATCAAGGGAGATCCTGATAAAAAAGTTCTTGCCGCGCTTATTTATGAAGCATGCCAGACCCATCCCAGACTTGCTGCCTTGAAAGCTGACGTAGAAAAAGATTTCGATCCTGAAGAGCTGAAAGGATACAGCCCGACCCTGCATCTGCGCTCCCATCTGCTTGAAGACCAACCTCTTCATAATAAATGGACCTTGATATTTTCCAATAATATGGAAGAGCAAGCTACGCTGCCAACGCCCGAAGAGGCTGGAATTCCTGAGCTTTACAGCAAAGAGGATTTGCCATCAAAAGATTTTACCAACGCAGCAGCTGTCAGAGAAAAACTTGAAAAAGAAGACAGGATTCCACCAGCAAAACAGCGCGCTCCAATGGAAGAAGTCACAGCTAACGCCAACAAACAGCTTGACGCAATCGATGTTTTCATGGGGCCTCAAATGCGCCAGAAAGGCTGTTTGTCACCGTTTGCAGTGCTCCATCACTGGATGGTTGAAAACCGCACAGAGAATGGATCTTTAAGTAACTCACTGCGTGCCATGCAGACCAGCTACGGCCGCGGATTCACGTACGAGCAGGCTTGTGTATCCTGCTCTATGGAAGTTGCCGAGAGGGTCAGCTCCTACGGCAGCATCGGGAAGGCGGGAGTGTTGGGACGTACAAACAGTCTGCCTTTAATTCAAGGTTCCTATGAAGAAATATCCAGAGACAGAATTGCTGTAGATCCTTCCACATTTACTCTGGAAGCACCTTACGAAGGTCAGCCACTATGGTGGATGCAGTCAGATAAATTTGATGGAAATGAATATGTGGAGGCATGGCTTCCGGTGCAACACGTTTTTCTTTTCTGCAATCTTGATGAGCAGAACTTATTCAGCGGACTAAGCTCCACAGGACTTGCTTCAGGCAACACCTTCGCCGAAGCGCAGCTCAGTGGATTGCTGGAAGTTCTAGAGCGCGATTCTGACTCAACTATTCCTTTTGATATCAGTAAATGCTTCACAATAGAAACAGATGATGCAGATGTTCAAAAGCACCTTAACAACCTGAAAGACTGTGGAATCCACGTCTGGTTTCAGGATATGACCTCAGAGTTTGGAATCCCCTGCTACAAAGCATTTGCAGTCGGCAGACTCGGTGATATCAACAAAGGCGGGGGATGTTCATTAAATGGCAAAAGCGCACTCCTCTCAGCCCTGACTGAAGTTCCATACCCATTCCCCGGCCCGCCCACTTCGGCAGCACCTGAAGGACTGCCTGTGCGCAAACTCGAAGATCTACCCGATCTTTCTACCGGAAGTGTGGAAGGAGATGTCATGGTTATCGAAAATACACTGACCACAAATAATTTCTACCCGCACTACGTGGATCTGACCCGCAAAGATCTCGGAATCCCCGTAACACGGGCAATTATCCCGGGACTGGAGATCGTATCAGACCTCGACAAATTCTCAAGAATCAACAAAAGACTCTACAGGAACTATCTCGACATTAAAAATCTTCTGTAA
- a CDS encoding TVP38/TMEM64 family protein: MFIKRSKNNKNFLHGIIILLFVGVLTFVAEHYGEGHINELITWIESSGNFAPVVFILINVLGMVLALPLTLFTAVAGVLFGAIKGAAVCLISMAIGSSLSFFLGRFVFRDRILKKFGDDPNFKKIRMLSESHPVKVLALSRIVPVVPYSIANYLWSVTDVKYIPYLIMSIVCLIPETVFMTAGGHILSTGVVKGTLNWEMFAVLSGAGLLIFFLSRAVRKSLENS; this comes from the coding sequence ATGTTTATAAAAAGATCAAAGAATAACAAGAATTTTCTGCACGGCATTATAATTTTGTTGTTTGTCGGTGTTCTTACTTTTGTTGCTGAGCATTATGGCGAGGGGCATATCAATGAACTGATTACATGGATTGAGTCCAGCGGAAATTTTGCTCCGGTAGTGTTTATATTGATTAATGTGCTGGGGATGGTCCTTGCGTTACCGTTGACCTTATTTACAGCGGTTGCCGGCGTTCTTTTTGGTGCAATCAAGGGGGCTGCTGTCTGTCTTATAAGTATGGCAATTGGTAGTTCTCTGTCTTTTTTTCTAGGCAGATTTGTTTTCAGGGACAGGATTTTGAAAAAGTTTGGAGATGATCCTAACTTTAAAAAAATAAGAATGCTGAGCGAGAGTCACCCTGTTAAAGTGCTGGCACTGAGCCGAATTGTTCCAGTTGTACCATATTCTATTGCAAATTATTTATGGTCGGTGACAGATGTAAAATACATACCTTATTTAATTATGAGCATCGTTTGCCTGATTCCTGAAACTGTTTTTATGACTGCCGGAGGCCATATACTTTCTACCGGAGTGGTCAAGGGAACGTTAAACTGGGAAATGTTCGCAGTTCTGTCCGGAGCAGGATTGTTGATCTTTTTTTTGAGCAGAGCCGTACGCAAGAGTCTTGAAAACAGTTAA
- a CDS encoding portal protein, with translation MKDLDKSRYTSRLQTLRQERRSWEGHWQEISDYILPRKGIYDGQQPNDGRMKGGKIIDSTATRGLRILAAGLQGGLTSPARPWFRLGISDRDITRHKSVREWISKVEKIMYRALARSNFYSCIHSLYTELAGFGTGILYCEPDVERGIRFRTLTVGEYSLATDAQGRVDTVYREFKMTVRQLEKRFGIDALPASVRTSLSVNRDHWFDVLHVVQPRDEFDSQKIDKHNMPFESVFLLSGKGGAILSESGFMENPYMVPRWDTAAMDVYGRSPAMDVLADVKMLMEMSKSQIQAVHLTLRPPMKVPSMYSRRLNLLPGGQNPVEQNQQDSVAPLYQVRPDLAGVSNKIQDVRTAIREGFYNDVFMMMAGSNRKTITAAEVAERHEEKIIQLGPVIERQHTELLDPLIDRVFGILYRSGQLPEAPSVLDGEDIKIDYISVLAQAQKMVGTQSIQSLADFVSRLAGANPEVLDKVDMDRAVDDYAELLGVPNGIVRSDDEVEKLRNSRKQRIFEQQQLQQSLEAVSKGTGIIKDLSDLGMNGAEMQGVVSQAGQLLGDI, from the coding sequence ATGAAAGATTTAGATAAAAGCAGATATACTTCCCGACTTCAGACCTTGCGTCAGGAGCGTCGCTCATGGGAGGGGCACTGGCAGGAGATCAGTGATTATATCCTGCCCCGTAAAGGCATTTATGACGGACAGCAGCCTAATGACGGACGTATGAAAGGCGGCAAGATAATTGATTCCACCGCAACAAGGGGGTTACGTATTCTGGCCGCGGGACTTCAGGGAGGTCTTACTTCACCTGCTCGCCCGTGGTTTCGTTTAGGGATATCCGATAGGGATATTACCAGACATAAATCTGTGCGTGAATGGATTTCCAAAGTAGAAAAGATTATGTATCGCGCCTTGGCCCGCAGTAATTTTTATTCCTGCATTCATTCATTATATACTGAACTTGCAGGGTTCGGAACGGGAATACTTTATTGTGAACCGGACGTGGAGCGTGGAATTCGTTTTCGCACCCTGACTGTGGGGGAATATTCACTGGCCACTGATGCGCAGGGACGGGTGGATACTGTTTATCGCGAATTTAAAATGACTGTGCGTCAGCTTGAAAAACGTTTTGGTATTGATGCGTTACCCGCTTCGGTACGTACCAGTTTAAGCGTTAATCGGGATCACTGGTTTGATGTTTTGCATGTTGTTCAGCCTCGTGATGAATTTGATTCGCAGAAGATAGATAAGCATAATATGCCGTTTGAGTCGGTTTTTTTACTTAGCGGTAAAGGCGGGGCAATTCTCTCTGAGAGTGGATTTATGGAAAATCCATACATGGTTCCCCGTTGGGATACCGCTGCAATGGATGTTTACGGACGTTCTCCGGCTATGGATGTGCTGGCTGATGTAAAAATGCTTATGGAAATGAGCAAAAGTCAGATTCAGGCCGTGCATTTGACTCTGCGTCCGCCGATGAAAGTGCCGTCCATGTATTCAAGGCGGCTCAACCTGTTGCCAGGCGGGCAGAATCCGGTAGAACAGAATCAACAGGATTCTGTTGCACCGCTTTATCAGGTCAGGCCGGATCTCGCCGGAGTCAGCAATAAGATTCAGGACGTGCGCACGGCCATCCGTGAAGGCTTTTACAATGATGTTTTTATGATGATGGCTGGCTCGAACCGTAAAACCATCACCGCAGCCGAAGTTGCTGAACGTCATGAAGAGAAAATTATTCAGCTTGGTCCTGTCATTGAGAGGCAGCATACTGAGTTGCTGGACCCGCTTATAGACAGAGTTTTCGGCATTCTCTACCGCAGCGGGCAGCTTCCGGAAGCTCCGTCTGTTCTTGACGGGGAAGATATCAAGATTGATTATATTTCAGTGCTGGCACAGGCCCAGAAAATGGTCGGAACACAGTCTATTCAGTCTCTTGCTGATTTTGTAAGCAGGCTTGCAGGAGCTAATCCTGAAGTGCTTGATAAAGTCGATATGGATCGCGCCGTTGATGATTATGCCGAGCTTCTCGGGGTTCCTAATGGAATTGTCCGTTCTGATGATGAAGTGGAAAAGCTTCGTAATTCCCGTAAGCAGAGAATATTTGAGCAGCAGCAATTGCAGCAAAGTCTGGAAGCTGTTTCAAAAGGAACCGGGATAATTAAAGATCTGTCTGATTTGGGGATGAACGGCGCAGAAATGCAGGGGGTGGTGAGTCAGGCCGGCCAATTGTTAGGTGATATTTAA
- a CDS encoding holin family protein has protein sequence MIGSILELGSTIIDKIWPDAGDREKAKVRLMELHNQGQLVELESRVKVMLAEMNGNWLQRSWRPVLMLTIIAIVANNYLLYPYLALFWAKAPHLELPGQLWSLMELGLGGYVVGRSAEKVAKTWRNKSE, from the coding sequence ATGATCGGTTCAATTCTGGAACTGGGTTCGACCATAATCGATAAAATATGGCCTGATGCCGGAGACCGTGAGAAAGCTAAAGTCCGGCTGATGGAGCTGCATAATCAGGGACAGCTTGTAGAGTTGGAATCACGGGTTAAAGTCATGCTGGCTGAAATGAACGGCAATTGGTTGCAGCGTTCATGGCGGCCTGTCTTGATGCTGACCATTATTGCAATCGTTGCAAATAACTACCTTCTTTATCCGTATCTGGCTTTGTTCTGGGCCAAGGCTCCTCATTTGGAATTGCCGGGTCAGCTTTGGTCTCTGATGGAGCTGGGGCTTGGTGGATATGTGGTCGGGCGCAGTGCGGAGAAGGTTGCAAAAACATGGAGGAATAAAAGTGAGTGA